From the genome of Gracilinanus agilis isolate LMUSP501 chromosome 2, AgileGrace, whole genome shotgun sequence, one region includes:
- the PPP2R2A gene encoding serine/threonine-protein phosphatase 2A 55 kDa regulatory subunit B alpha isoform, producing MFLKLSIRSVFHGAGGGNDIQWCFSQVKGAVDDDVAEADIISTVEFNHSGELLATGDKGGRVVIFQQEQENKTQTHSRGEYNVYSTFQSHEPEFDYLKSLEIEEKINKIRWLPQKNAAQFLLSTNDKTIKLWKISERDKRPEGYNLKEEDGRYRDPTTVTTLRVPVFRPMDLMVEASPRRIFANAHTYHINSISINSDYETYLSADDLRINLWHLEITDRSFNIVDIKPANMEELTEVITAAEFHPNSCNTFVYSSSKGTIRLCDMRASALCDRHSKLFEEPEDPSNRSFFSEIISSISDVKFSHSGRYMMTRDYLSVKIWDLNMENRPVETYQVHEYLRSKLCSLYENDCIFDKFECCWNGSDSVVMTGSYNNFFRMFDRNTKRDITLEASRENNKPRTVLKPRKVCASGKRKKDEISVDSLDFNKKILHTAWHPKENIIAVATTNNLYIFQDKVN from the exons CAGATATAATTTCTACAGTAgaatttaaccattctggagaattgCTAGCAACAGGAGATAAAGGAGGTAGAGTCGTCATCTTCCAACAGGAGCAGGAG AACAAAACCCAAACACATAGCAGAGGAGAATACAATGTTTACAGCACCTTCCAGAGCCATGAACCTGAGTTTGACTACTTGAAAAGTttagaaattgaagaaaagatCAACAAAATTAGGTGGTTGCCTCAGAAAAATGCTGCTCAATTTTTATTATCTACCAATG ATAAAACAATAAAGTTATGGAAAATATCTGAAAGGGACAAAAGACCAGAGGGATATAATTTAAAGGAAGAAGATGGTCGGTATAGGGATCCTACAACAGTTACTACACTACGG GTGCCAGTGTTTAGGCCCATGGATCTGATGGTTGAGGCGAGTCCAAGGAGAATATTTGCCAATGCGCATACGTATCACATCAACTCTATCTCTATCAATAGTGATTATGAAACATATCTATCTGCAGATGATTTGCGGATTAATCTTTGGCACCTTGAGATTACGGACAGAAGTTTTA ATATTGTAGATATCAAACCTGCCAACATGGAAGAGCTGACTGAGGTCATCACGGCAGCAGAGTTCCATCCCAACAGTTGTAACACGTTCGTGTACAGCAGCAGTAAAGGGACGATTCGACTGTGTGACATGCGGGCGTCTGCACTCTGCGACCGGCATTCTAAAT tgtTTGAGGAACCTGAAGATCCCAGTAACAGATcctttttctctgaaatcatttcGTCCATTTCTGATGTAAAATTCAGCCATAGTGGACGATATATGATGACTAGAGATTACCTGTCAGTAAAAATCTGGGACTTAAACATGGAAAACAGACCTGTGGAAACCTACCAG GTGCACGAATACCTCAGAAGTAAACTTTGCTCGCTGTATGAGAATGACTGCATTTTTGACAAATTTGAGTGTTGTTGGAAtggatctgacag TGTTGTCATGACGGGATCTTACAATAATTTCTTCAGAATGTTTGACAGAAATACAAAACGAGACATCACCCTAGAAGCATCCCGGGAAAACAATAAGCCACGCACTGTTTTGAAGCCACGCAAAGTCTGTGCCAGTGGCAAACGAAAGAAAGACGAAATTAGTGTCGACAGCTTAGACTTCAACAAGAAAATTCTTCACACAGCTTGGCACCCCAAGGAAAATATCATTGCTGTAGCTACTACAAACAACCTGTATATATTTCAAGACAAAGTGAATTAG